The region ATGGCTCGGCCGGCTATTTGCCGCCTCCATCCTGCGCCAGGCCGGCATCACCACCGGCGCGCATCTTGCCGCCATCAATCTCGGCCTCAAAACCATTCCCGTCGATCGGCGCCGTCATCGCGATCGAGAAACCCGGTTGCTCGCGGTCGCCCACGGGTTTTTGGCGACCGCCGAGATCGGCATGAAGGAGCATGACCGGCTGTTATTGGCGCGCACGCTGATGGAGCGGAGGCTGGAGGGGCGTCGGACGTCGTCAAAACTGCCGGAATTGGTCGAGCTGGTGATGGCAAAGCCATTGGTGTCGGCCGGCATGGTGGCCAAGACGCTGGAGGTGACGCCGCAGGCGGCGCGGCGGATTGTTTTGGAGCTCGGCTTGAGGGAGATGACAGGGAGGGGGAGGTTTCGGGCGTGGGGGGTGCTATAACCGCTTACAGGCTTCAAAGATCCGACATGTCCACAAGGTTTACACGTCAGGCTTTGTGTCCTGCGATCGTTACCAGAACATAGCGCGAACCCGTTAACGTTTTCTAGTAGAAACGATGCTTGAGCCCGATGAGACTGCATATACTGGGTGTTCGGGTTGCCACTCGTAGTCTTGCAACAGGCAGCAACCCTAATATTGCCGGCCATGATATCCACCGATGTGAATGGCCTTCCCGCATTTCGGCATAGTCCCCAAGTCTTATCGGCGCCCCGTTGGCTTTGAATTAGACAGAGCCTACATGTGGATATGGTTTTTAAACAGGAGCCCCTGGACGCGTTTCTTTTTTAGCTACAATGGTGCGGATAGGAAATGGGCTGAGTGGATCGGGCATGAGGTCGAGGATGCGGGGCACTTGGCCATCCTCCAAGCATGGGACTTCTTACCGGGCACAAATTTTGTTTTACAGATGCAAGATGCCGCTAAGACAACTGATAAAACGATCCTTGTGCTATCCCCAGATTACCTAACCTCGCAGTTCGCCGCGTCGGAGTGGGCCGCAGCCTTTCGGACTGATCCGGAAGGATTGAAGCAAAAGTTGCTCCCAATAATGGTCCGTCAATGCGAACCGCAAGGGTTACTGAGCTCGATTGTCTACGTCGATGTTTGTGAACTGGGTGAGGATGAGGCTCGAGAGGTAGTCCGTAACGCTATTGCTGGAAAACGGGGAAAACCTTCGGCAAACCCAGTATTCCCTGGGACGAATAGACAAGAAGCTGGGAATTTTGCCGTTGTTGCAGCGCAGACAGGTGCAACCCGGCAGAAAATGCCAAGCTTAAGCGTCCGCCACACAGATCTGGATCGCAAAAACTTTTTGCGAGACGGTTTCAGCACAATTCGGCGGGTGTTCGAACGAAACAGTAAGGACGTTCGGCGGAAAGAACCTCGCATTCAGGTCGATATCGAGATGAACACTAACACGGACCTTCGCGCCGAAATTTTCGTTGACGCAATGTCTGTCAATGCTTGTCGGGTATGGTTAGGCGGCTTTCACGGCAGCACCTCGATAACATTCTCGGAGGGGCGAAATTTCTCCGACAACAGCTTTAGTGAAATGCTGACTGTCGAAGAGGATAGCGAATTCTATCTCAAGGCGACTATGGCAATGGGTTACCAGCAAGTGTCCGTTGATGTTAAGAGGATGACTCCCGAAGAGGCTGGCCAATATCTGTGGGAGAGACTGGTTGCACGACTTTCTCAAGCTTGAGATGCTGATCCTTATCAAGGGCTCGCGTACCCTGTGACTGCTTAGCTTTTGCGCGCCTGGCTTGCCTGGCAGTGGCCGATTGTCCGAGGGCGCCTGGGTACAAGATTGGTGGCTCTCGCTCAAACCAAAGTCCGTCCAACCGATCATAGCGATTGTTGCTCGGGCCGCGATCTCCCACGCAAGACAAGCACATTGGGAGATCTCAGCGACAGCACCTTTTGATATAGAGGAATCGCACGACGTCTTGTGGCGAGCTGATATTATCTGACCGGCAGGGTTCCTTGCAATTTAAGGGCGATCGGCTAAATTTGATTTCTTCTGTTTAAAGGGTGGCGGATGCGGGCAGACGTTCTTAACAAGGAAAATGTGCTCGAGACGGCGCGACAGATACGGCAACATCTGGCAGCTTCGTTGCCCGCTCGGCAGGGGCGACGGCGAGCAATCGATGACGAGACTGCGGAGATCGAAATTGTCGTCGATGAGATCGACGCTTCGCTTGCATCGCATGGCGAAAATAAGTCGCCGAAACGTCGCGGTTTTCAGCCCCTTGGAGACGGCGAGCATCCACCATCAGCTTTTATGAGTCGGGATGCCATTCTCAGCAACGTCCAAAGCGCTCTTGAAGTGGTCCTTGACAATCCGGAGACCGGTGGCAAGCCACCTGCGACAGAAGGGGCCCGCGAACCAACGGATACGAATGAGGTGCCTGCCAGGGATCGCCGGTCGCGACGAGTCTTCGATAAATTTTCCGTCACAGATATTGGTTGGATAAGTTCACTCGTCGCCACGGGCGTTACAAAATTCAGATCGCCCCGCGACTTCAATCCGCTGCCGGCGGCCACAGTTGCCCTGCCATCGAAGTGTCGCGTCATCATGGTGGGCGATTGGGGCAGCGGGCTTCCACGCGCACAATCAGTGGCCCGTGAGATGCGGAAATTCGTCGAAGACGCGAAAGACAGCGGGCTTGCTTGCCACGTCGTTCATCTGGGAGATGTTTATTATTCCGGCTGGGAGTACGAATATAAACAAAGATTTCTGCCTTACTGGCCGGTTCTTCCATCCGAAAAGGACAGATTCGGATCCTGGTGCCTCAATGGCAATCACGACATGTATTCCGGCGGGTACGGCTATTTCGATTACCTGTTGGCGGATCCTCGGTTTGCGAGGCAGGAAAAATCAAGCTTCTTCAGGATCGCAACACCAAAGTGGCAGATCCTTGGCCTGGACACGGCCTGGGATGACGACGGCTTGAAGGATCCCCAGGCGGCGTGGGTTGAGAGTATGAATTCGGATGGCGCGCGTCGGACAATGATCCTCAGCCATCACCAGATGTTTAGCGCAAGGGAACCTGGCGACGTCGGCAAGGTAATGCGCCAGAAGCTGTCCAGAACGCTGGAAG is a window of Agrobacterium tumefaciens DNA encoding:
- a CDS encoding toll/interleukin-1 receptor domain-containing protein, encoding MWIWFLNRSPWTRFFFSYNGADRKWAEWIGHEVEDAGHLAILQAWDFLPGTNFVLQMQDAAKTTDKTILVLSPDYLTSQFAASEWAAAFRTDPEGLKQKLLPIMVRQCEPQGLLSSIVYVDVCELGEDEAREVVRNAIAGKRGKPSANPVFPGTNRQEAGNFAVVAAQTGATRQKMPSLSVRHTDLDRKNFLRDGFSTIRRVFERNSKDVRRKEPRIQVDIEMNTNTDLRAEIFVDAMSVNACRVWLGGFHGSTSITFSEGRNFSDNSFSEMLTVEEDSEFYLKATMAMGYQQVSVDVKRMTPEEAGQYLWERLVARLSQA
- a CDS encoding metallophosphoesterase family protein, yielding MRADVLNKENVLETARQIRQHLAASLPARQGRRRAIDDETAEIEIVVDEIDASLASHGENKSPKRRGFQPLGDGEHPPSAFMSRDAILSNVQSALEVVLDNPETGGKPPATEGAREPTDTNEVPARDRRSRRVFDKFSVTDIGWISSLVATGVTKFRSPRDFNPLPAATVALPSKCRVIMVGDWGSGLPRAQSVAREMRKFVEDAKDSGLACHVVHLGDVYYSGWEYEYKQRFLPYWPVLPSEKDRFGSWCLNGNHDMYSGGYGYFDYLLADPRFARQEKSSFFRIATPKWQILGLDTAWDDDGLKDPQAAWVESMNSDGARRTMILSHHQMFSAREPGDVGKVMRQKLSRTLEAGAIDAAIWGHEHRCMVFAPHNNVQYARLIGHGGVPVYADKGEPPPPAVFQTSRTISTNPLEHWALMGFAVFDFDDAEVNVLYVDENGQIDKRETLR